The following proteins come from a genomic window of Deltaproteobacteria bacterium:
- a CDS encoding serine/threonine protein kinase produces the protein APALAGAAPSATAPATPRALAPALAGAAPSATAPATGHAPAPAGPPEPPPPPTGAAGGAPDAWRGALQRKTTTVMIAFLAICAAGLPFMAAVARTRTAFAAAATCVAGIAAITAVQLIRARRGALDQLDWPWAVVAALCAGPAYLFGLNAGFAAVLAVGLFSNGGFTAAQRNPAAPAIPLAVVVSQGALLALIVAGVVPDDGLAPLYPTPDTPRWEPVIAHAMVQGVYLSAHAAGFVVDRAHSRMLELAVQSEAAAAHHRALLSAARAQLHRALVGTADGVFVGHRVGDYELTEFLGRGGMGEVYRGIHVGEGPAAAVKLIRADRFGDAAAVRLFVREASVLSRIDSPYVARVYATGGGDGDIPYIAMELLTGNTLAGVLRDRDTLSPEALERLVHDVGRGLEAVHSIGIIHRDLKPHNVMLVRDPEPRWKLVDFGIARWLDKASDHTTRDLVVGTPPYMAPETILGRPVDARADLYSFGLLIYRAVVGRPAFSSADPLGVLDEARRGPPNPRDYVDLPTDVELALRIAIAYDPADRFADAATMRHAFAAALAGSLPPALRRRGRALLARCPWATAAVR, from the coding sequence CGCCCCCGCACTCGCCGGCGCCGCGCCGAGCGCGACCGCCCCCGCCACGCCGCGCGCTCTCGCCCCCGCACTCGCCGGCGCCGCGCCGAGCGCGACCGCCCCCGCCACCGGGCACGCGCCAGCCCCGGCCGGTCCGCCCGAGCCGCCGCCTCCCCCAACCGGAGCCGCCGGCGGCGCTCCGGACGCGTGGCGCGGCGCGCTCCAGCGCAAGACGACCACCGTCATGATCGCGTTCCTCGCAATCTGCGCCGCCGGCCTACCGTTCATGGCCGCGGTTGCGCGCACGCGCACCGCGTTCGCCGCCGCCGCGACGTGCGTAGCCGGCATCGCGGCCATCACCGCGGTGCAACTCATTCGCGCGCGCCGTGGCGCACTCGATCAACTGGACTGGCCGTGGGCCGTCGTCGCCGCACTGTGTGCGGGACCGGCGTATCTGTTCGGGCTCAACGCGGGGTTTGCCGCCGTCCTCGCGGTCGGACTGTTCTCCAACGGAGGGTTTACCGCCGCGCAGCGCAACCCGGCTGCGCCGGCGATCCCCCTCGCCGTAGTCGTATCGCAGGGCGCCCTGCTGGCGCTCATCGTCGCCGGAGTCGTCCCCGACGACGGCCTGGCGCCGTTGTATCCGACGCCCGACACGCCGCGGTGGGAACCGGTGATTGCACACGCCATGGTACAAGGCGTGTACCTGTCCGCCCACGCCGCCGGCTTCGTCGTCGATCGCGCGCACAGCCGCATGCTCGAACTCGCGGTGCAATCCGAGGCGGCAGCCGCGCATCATCGAGCACTCCTGTCGGCCGCGCGCGCGCAATTACACCGCGCTCTGGTCGGCACCGCCGACGGCGTGTTCGTCGGCCACCGGGTGGGAGACTATGAACTCACGGAATTTCTCGGGCGTGGCGGCATGGGCGAGGTCTACCGCGGCATCCACGTCGGGGAAGGCCCGGCCGCCGCGGTCAAGTTGATCCGGGCCGACCGCTTCGGCGACGCCGCGGCCGTTCGACTCTTCGTTCGCGAAGCGTCGGTGCTGTCGCGCATCGATAGCCCGTACGTCGCCCGCGTCTACGCGACCGGAGGCGGCGACGGCGACATTCCGTACATCGCGATGGAACTGCTCACCGGCAACACGCTCGCCGGCGTCCTGCGCGATCGCGATACGCTGTCGCCGGAGGCGCTCGAGCGCCTCGTTCACGACGTCGGCCGCGGGCTCGAAGCGGTGCACTCGATCGGGATCATTCACCGCGATCTCAAGCCGCACAACGTCATGCTCGTACGCGATCCCGAGCCGCGCTGGAAGCTGGTCGACTTCGGGATCGCGCGATGGCTCGACAAGGCCAGCGATCACACGACGCGCGATCTCGTCGTCGGCACCCCGCCCTACATGGCGCCCGAGACCATCCTGGGCCGCCCGGTCGACGCGCGCGCCGACCTGTACAGCTTCGGGTTGCTCATCTACCGCGCCGTCGTCGGCCGGCCCGCGTTCTCATCGGCCGACCCGCTCGGCGTGCTGGACGAGGCGCGGCGCGGACCGCCCAACCCGCGCGACTACGTCGATCTGCCCACCGACGTCGAACTCGCGCTGCGGATCGCGATCGCGTACGACCCGGCCGATCGGTTCGCCGATGCGGCCACGATGCGCCATGCGTTCGCCGCCGCCCTGGCCGGCTCGCTGCCGCCGGCGCTGCGCCGGCGCGGCCGCGCGCTGCTCGCTCGATGCCCGTGGGCAACCGCTGCGGTGCGGTAA